In the genome of Dyadobacter fermentans DSM 18053, the window CGAGAAACGAAGCCAGAGCTCGAAATCGGCAGCCAGCGGATGCTGCTGGCTCACAAATCCGCCCGCCTGTTCCCACAAGCCGCGCCGCCAGAAAACGGATTCCTGCTGGACGAACCGTCCATCGAACATGCGCAAGCGCTTCGCCGACCAGCGTTGACCGTACGGCAGATCGTCGTAAACGAACGGTCGCCCGGCTTCATCAAAAAATGTATTACTTCCCATGATCCATTTCACATCGCGAAACCGTTCGAAAATTTGCGCCACCGTGAAAAGCGATTGCGCATGGTACATATCGTCGGCATTGAGCCAGGCCATAATGTCACCCGTTGAGCGGTCAAAACCCTTCTGCAATGCATGGTAGAGCCCATTATCCTTTTCACTCACCCAATACGCGAGCTGCGGCTCGTACTTACGGATGATCTCCACCGAACCGTCGGTGCTCCCGCCGTCGATGACAATGTATTCCAGGTTCGGATACCCTTGCGACAGCACCGAAAGAATGGTGTCTTCCAGGTAACCCGCCTGGTTGAACGACGGCGTCACAATGGTGATTTTAGGAAGAGACATATTTATATCAACACATTCATAAACAATGCATTAATCGACCAATAACCCGCAGAGCGATGGTTCCAGAACCTGCGCCTCCTGCTCGAACGCGCCGGATGACAGCACCATCAGAATGGCTCCCTGGGAGGTTTCCAACAACCGGTGCCGGTCCTGCGGAGACAGAAGCAGGCATTGGTCCGCCGTGGCGAGCGTGAAATGCTGCTCACCGCTACCGGCGTGGCTGCTGATATGGCAACTGCCTTTGAGACAAATAACCGCCTGCTCCACACCTTCTCCACCGGCATAATCGGGGCCATTTGCGTAGAAAATGCGTTTGATCTCAAATGGAATAACACGTTCGATCACGGTCAGGCTTCCGCGGGTGTCCGTAATAGTTTTCAGGTTGATTAACTGGGCCAATGGGTGTTTTAGATTAGGTTATGCCAATGCATTCTTTTTTGTATAATTCTTATATCGCCCACGCAACCCAAACTGTATACGTCGCGACAAACTGACTTTGATCCATTTTAAAACCATTGGCGGCTCATGGCAAACCGCGCCGGGACTGACCTTCGAAACCTGCGCCTCCGCCCGCGCGAGAGATTGGATATACGGCCCGTACACGAGCCGGATCGCATCCTCCGGAAGCCGGTATTGCTCCGCAGTGAGCCGGAAACTTCGTTCGGCGCAATAACGAAAATCGTGAAAATGATAAAAGATTAGCGGCGCATCGGCCCCGTTCGCGTGATGCACCATTACTTGCCCATGCACATTTTTGAATGTATGATCGAGCACATTCCAGGGCGCCAGGCCGCCTCCCGGGTGTTGCAGCACGTGCACGCCTTCGAAACGCTCGGTCCAGTCGTCGAGGTACTTCTGGTCGCCGAACTTACCATCCTCAAAACGCGCGTAGCACCAGTCCAGGCAGGCATTCATCCACCACGCCAACGCCGTGAGGCCTTGTTTTGTGTTTTTAAATGTAATGAACTGCACACAGTATATGCCGCTGTTTTCGGACTGATCGTGCTCCTGACTGTACCGGTGCGCGGTGATCAGCACGGAATTTTCGCCCATTTCGGCGGTTAGGACCGATGGATCGGCAAAAAACAGCAGGTCCGCATCGAGGTAAGTACAATGGTCGAGCGAAAAATGGTGGATACAATGCCAGATCGTGAATGAAGTGCAGGTCCAGCAGTACTCTCCGGGCGTCCGGCCGGGCTTCACGGCCAGGAGATCGGGGGTTTCGAATTCACCAAGGGAAATGACGGTCGCATTCGGCAGTTGCAATCGTCGCAGCACGGCGTCGCAATCGTCGTCGAACGCGAAAATATACAGATGAAAATCAGCGCCTTGCAAGAGCAGCGAGTTGTACATCGCCAATCCCCGCGAAAGGTAGCAAGAGTTGAAAAGGGTACAAAAATTCTGCATTCAGGTATGTTAGGGGTCGAAGAGGGTAGCTTCAATCACAAATATCAGCGATATATTGCTAATCTGATGCGCCCCGCAGGTGATAAAATAATATATTCCTGACCATTTTCCAGGCTACTTGGTTGCAAAGCGCTTTCAGAAATAATTGACTTACAGTTACATAATAATGATTTGACTCATTATCACCGACTTGGCAATGCTAAGATCGTATTATACAGGAGTTACTTATTAATGCCGTACATTGCAGCCGATTCCAACAGAAACTTATGTCGTTTTTTAAACAGAAGAAGAAAAACCCTTACGGCTGGTTTGGTGACTATCAGAAGTGGGAAGCATTAACCGCACTCTCGGGCGGATACGAGGCGGGAGCTATTTTGGATAAAACCAAGAATGCCCTGCTGAAAGTAAAGAACGGCGAGGCCGTGTACGAGCGGGATTCGGTGCTGTTCGATAAGAAGATTTACCCCTACTCCGTCATTTCAGCATTGCTTTACACTGCCATTGAATGCGGCAATAACCTGACTGTCCTGGATTTCGGCGGATCATTGGGAAGCACCTATTATCAGGTCAAAGATGTCATCCCAAAAGCCGTGCAGCTGCATTGGAGCGTTGTTGAACAGGAAAACTACGTTCGCAGCGGAAAAGCGGTTTTCGAAGACGATGTGCTGCGGTTCCACTTCACGATCGCCGAAAGCGAGGCAGCGAAGAAAGCCGACGTACTGCTGCTGTCGAGCGTGGTCCAGTACCTGGAAAAACCGCACGCGTTTCTGGAAGATATCAAACAGTACAATTTTAAATACATCCTCATCGACCGCACGGCGTTCGTCAACACCGAACGGCCCGACCGGCTAACGCTCCAAATCGTACCGCCGGAGATCTACGAGGCGCGGTATCCGGCCTGGTTCTTCAACGAACAGCAGTTTCTGGCGCATTTTGAGGGCTACGAAATCAAAATGGAATTTGACTCTTTCGTGGCGGGTGAGCAGGAAATGGAAATCGACCACGTGAAGGCCGGCTACGACAAAGGTTTTTTCCTGATCAAAAAGTGAGGCAGCGCGCTATTTGCCCTGCCGGCTCACCATTTCATTGATCCAAATGGGCGCGAAGGGTGACGTGCAACCCTTGGAAACGGGGTAATCGCGGTAAATGCCGAGCTTCTCGCCTATTGCGAGCGCGCGGGCGCGAAGCTCCGGAAAGTGGATGCCGATTTGCGCCAGCGTGGTGTTCATCGTCCATTGTGCCTCGGAAGGGGCCGTCGGCATTTCGGATTCGATACGGTCGAGCAGGCCGGGAATGTCGAGGCCTTCGGGTTCGCGGGTGACGCGGCCGGCGGTGAGGCTCCACCCGGCGCGGGCAGCCCAGGGGTAACCGGAATTCATCCAGGCCTCGCGCAGTTCCTCTTTTTGCGGATGCTCCTTGATAATGTAAGAAGAAAGCCAATCGGCCACCCAGAAATAGTTGACGCTGTGCACGAGGCGGTCGAGCTCGCCGACGGACAGCAGCTTGGGCTTCATGACCAGCATTGCCAGCAGTTGCGCTTCGATATTCCCCGTGTCCCACAAGGCGAGGCCCAGTTGCTGATCGGATTTGATTTTGCTGGCGATGGACCGGATATCGCCCATTTTCACGCCAAACTGATTATCGTGCGCGCCATTCTTCTTATTCATGGCGCGCACCTTTTCGTTCCCAAGCGATTCCAGTTTTGCTAACGCTTCTTCGACGGTCATTTTGCTTCAATTTTCGGATAGCGAAGTTGACCATCCGTTAGATAACCGATAAAGGCTTTTGGGACAAAAAACTCCTTACGGTTCTACTTCAACGATCATTTCGATCTCCACGGCAATGCCGGAAGGCAGTGAAGCCACGCCGATGGCCGAACGGGCGTGTTTGCCGCTCTCGCCGAAAACCTCGACCATGAAATCGGTGAAGCCGTTGATCACCTGCGGCTGCTGGGTGAGCGTGGGCGTCGAGTTCACGAGGCCAAGCACTTTCACGACTCTTTTGACTTTATTCAAATCGCCGATCTCGTTTTTCAATGCGGCCAGCAAAGCCACCCCGCAAAGTTTGGCAGCCTCTTTGCCCTGCTCCACGCTGAGGTTATCCCCTACTTTTCCAAGGATCTGTCCGCCGCCGGGCTTGTCGGGACCGTGGCCCGAAAGATAAATAAGATTGCCCACACGCACAGCGGGGAGGATGTTTCCTTTACCGGGCTTGGGTTTCGCTAAGGAGATTCCCAGCTCGGTCAGCTTTTTCTCAACATCGGGACGGGTTTGTGCATTCCCCTGAAAAGCGACTGCCAAAAACAGCATCAGGGACGCAGCGAATGAAGTTGGTTTTAACATGATAGGTTTAGTTAATCTATTAATTATGGCCAAAAGTAGCAATCATTCCGCAGTAAGCCCAGCCGAAGCCATAAAGTAATCCTTCCTCTACACCTAACCGCCAGGCTACCAGCCAGGCACCCCCCGGGCTTCCAGCGGGCTACCGCCGGGGTCACATTATGATATTGTTAAATAGCATTTCGCGGAAAGCCCAAGTACGAACGATTGACCAATTTTGCGGCCCTAAAACCGGAACTAACTTAATCCAATCACCATAAAAATCATCTACACCCATATGGATCGATGTAAAGAAAGGTGGCCGCTGCGTGCAGGCACCTTACAAAAATCGATTGCCCACGCAGCGCTGATCGCCCTGATCGGCGGCACGAGCTGGGCATCCCCGGCGATCGAAACCGGCCTGAAAACAAGCAGGACCCACCGGAACTTCGCTCAGGCCGACCGCCAGATCAAAGGCCGCGTTACCGACGGCGATACGCCCGACGGTATCCCCGGCGTGAATGTCGTGATCAAAGGCAGCCAGACAGGCACCGTGACCGACGCCAGCGGAAATTACACCCTCGACATCCCCGATGGCGGCGCGACACTCGTGTTTTCCTACGTTGGCTATATCAGCCAGGAAATTCCCTCCGGCACCCGCAGCACGATCGACGTGGCATTGAAGGCCGACACCAAGTCGCTGAACGAAGTGGTGGTGGTAGGTTACGGCACCCAAAAGAAGGTGAACCTGACCGGCGCCGTAGACCAGGTGGGCCAGGAAGTACTGCAAAACCGTCCAATCCCGAACCTTGCGCAAGGCCTCGTGGGCGTGGTACCCAACCTGAACATCCGTATGTTGGACGGAAAGCCGACGCAATCGCCGTCGTTTAACGTCCGCGGTACGACGTCCATCGGCCAGAACGGAAGCGCCCTCGTGCTTATCGACGGTGTGGAGGGCGACCCGCGCATGCTCAACCCGCAGGACATTGAAAGCATTTCGGTGCTGAAAGACGCCGCTTCGGCGTCCATTTACGGTGCACGCGCGGTTTTCGGCGTGGTGCTCATCACCACCAAACCGGCACCGGAAGGCAAAATGCGGATTTCCTATACGGCCAACTACTCGATCAAGTCACCGACCGAGGTGCCCGACAATATCGTGGATTCCTATCCGTGGGCGCAGGGTTTCAGCGACGCATGGTCGCGCTGGAACGACAACGGCAGCACGCCGACGGCGATCAACAAGACGATCAGCTTCTCACCTGCCTATTTGGCCGAGATCAAGCGCCGGTATGAAGACCCATCGCTTCCAAAAGTGGAAGTGAACCCCACCACGGGCGAGTACCAGTATTATTACAGCACGGATTGGTACAAGGAGCTGTACAAGAAGAATTTCAGCGCCCAGGATCACGCCCTGTCCATCGCCGGCGGCACCGACAAGGCTACCTACCTGCTGAGCGGCCGGTTCAATAACCAGGACGGCTTGTTCCGCTACAATACCGACAAATACAGCATGTACAACTTCCGCGGAAAAGGCGGTATACAGCTGACATCGTGGCTGCGCGTGGATAACAATACCGAGTTTTCGCAATTGAAATATCACCAGCCATTGAACGTGGGAGAAGGAAGCGGTATTTACCGGAACATCGCCGACGAAGGCCACCCGTTGGCCCCGCTTCGTAACCCCGACGGAACGCTCTCATTCTCGGCAGCCTACACGGTGGGTGACTATTATTATGGTAAAAATGCGATCGACCAGACGCGCCGCTTCCTGAAAAACCAGACAGCCCTCAAAGCACAGTTTTTCGAAAAGGCATTGACCATCCGGGGTAACCTCACGTTCCAGAGCACCGACCTGGCTACCAACCAAAAGCGCGTGCAGGTGCCTTACAGCCGTACCAAGGGCGTGATTGGCTACACGGGAACGAACACCAACGACCTTGCCGAAGGCCGCAACACGATTAACTACCTGGCTACCAACCTTTATGCCGACTACGTGAAGTCGTTCAACAACACGCATAACTTCACTTTGCTGGGCGGTTTCAACTACGAGCGCTCGGTCACCGACAGCATTTACGCGCAGCGCAACGGAATCGTGTACAGCGACGCCGACAACATCAACCTGGCACTCGGCCAGAGCGTGACCACGGCGGGCCGTTACCGCAAATGGGCCATTGCGGGTGGTTTCTTCCGGTTGAACTACAACTTCCGCGAGCGCTACCTGCTCGAATTGAATGGCCGCTACGACGGTTCGTCGAAATTCCCGACCGACCAGCAATGGGCGTTTTTCCCGTCGGTATCTGCCGGATGGCGCGTGTCCGAGGAGCCATTCTGGAAGGTTAATCCCAAAGTCATTTCCAACATCAAGGTCCGCGCTTCTTACGGTTCGCTGGGTAATGGCAACATCGATCCTTACTCTTTCTACGAGAAATTCGGCATTACGCAATCGGGTCGCGTGATCAATGGCATTCGTCCGCAAACGACCAGCATGCCGGGCGTGGTACCAAACGGACTGACCTGGGAAACATCCACTACCGCCAACTTTGGTCTGGATTTCCATGCGCTGAACAGCCGCCTGCAATTCTCTGGGGACATTTACCAGCGCAAAACGACGGACATGTTCACCGTAGGCCCGACTGTCCCCGCAGTTTTTGGAACGACCGTTCCAAAAGGCAACTATGCCGATTTGAAAACCAATGGCTGGGAGCTTTCGATCAACTGGGACGACCTGTTCAACGTGGGTTCGAAGCCATTCCACTACAACGTGCGGGTGACTTTGGCGGACTACAAGGCTTACATTACCAAATACAACAATCCCGACAAAAACCTGACCGACTACTACGAAGGCCAGCGCGTGGGTGAAATATGGGGCTACAAAGTGGCGGGCCTGTTCCGTTCGGAAGCTGAAATCGCGGAATCGCCATCGCAGAGCAACATTCCGAACACCAACACCCGCAAAAACTATCCGGGCGACCTCAAATTCCAGAACCTGGACGGCGACAACGTCATTTTCCAGGGCCTGAACCGCGTGGGCAACTCGGGTGACAAAACGATCATCGGTAACTCCGAGCCGCGTTATACTTACGGTGTAAACCTCAACAGCGACTGGAACGGGTTCTTCCTGGGCGCATTTTTCCAGGGTGTGCTGAAACAAAACTGGTACCCATCGGGCGAAGCGCGTTTCTGGGGACAATACAACCGGCCTTACAACGCCTACCCGCGCTGGCACCAGGACAATATGTTCCGCGAAGAGCTGGGTAATTTCGATGCTTACCTGCCGCGCCTCGTAGGCTACACGGCACAAGGCACCGGACGAGCATTGCAAGTGGCCAACGACCGCTTCATGCAGAATGTGGGGTATATCCGGTTGCGAAACCTGCAAATCGGCTACACGATTCCAGAGCGCATTACCTCGAAAATCCACGCCCGCGACCTGAAGGTGTACCTTTCGGGCGAAAACCTCTGGACGTGGTCGCCATTGTACAAATGGACGCGTGACACCGACGTGACGAGCATTATCGGCTCCGACCGCGACCTCAGCGGCGGCGCAAGCGGCGATGGTTACAATTACCCGATGTTGAAATCCGTATCGATCGGATTGTCACTCAACTTTTAATGGAATTTTTATGAAGACAAATAAAATACTTAGCTATACCCTTGCCGCGATGCTGCTCGCCACGGCAAGCTCCTGCGACCTGAACGAGGTGCCGGTGGATACCGCTACCAACGAAGCGGTGTTCAGCTCGGAAGCGGGCCTGGAACTTTACGCCAATTCATTTTATGACCTGCTCCCCAACACGGACGTGGGCGTGTTCCAGATTGACGACAACTCCGACCTCGTGGCCCGCAACGGCGTGGACGATTACCTCGCTGTGAATGCATTGAGCCCCATTACCAGCAGTGGATGGACCTGGACGCAGCTACGTAATATCAATTATTACATTGAAAATACGCAGAAAAGCACCGTCGCTACCAAAAACCATTACCTCGGCGTGGCGCGCTTTTTCCGGGCGTTGTTTTATTTTGAGAAGGTCAAAAGATTCGGTGATGTGCCCTGGATCGAAGAAACCATTGATGTGAACGACGATGCGGCGCTTTACGGCGCGCGCATGAACCGCTACGAGGTGATGGACAAAGTGCTGGCCGACCTGAACTTCGCGATCGAGAACATTACACTCACCTCCGACCCGTCGGTTACGCGCATTACCAAAAATGTAGCCCGCGCCTACAAGACCCGCATTGCCTTGTTCGAGGCGTCGTGGCGCAAGTACCATACCGAAGACAACAAGCAGTCGACGGCCGATGCGTGGTATGAAGAGGTAGTTAAAGAAGCGAATGCGATCAATGGTTACACGCTGCATTCGACGGTGGCCGACAAGTCGTACCGCGAGCTGTTCCTTGCCAAAACGGCTTTCGCCGACGAATCGATCCTTTCCGTAGCGCTGAGCGCCAGCTTGCAGGTGTACAGCTCGGCCAACCGCCGGTTTATCAGCCCTACTTATGGTAACCGCCCAAGCCTCACGCGCCGTTTTATCAACACCTACCTTAACCTGGATGGAACGCCATTCACCAGCAAGGCAGGCTACGAAACGACGCCGTTTGTGGAAGAGGTCAAAAACCGCGATCTGCGCCTGAAACAAACCATCCGCACGGGCGATTACACCCGCACGGAAAACGGCCTGCCCGTGATCGCGCCGCCGAATTTCAGCCAGACCAACACCGGCTACCAGCCCATCAAATGGTGCTACGACGAACGTTTCCCGTTCGACGACGAAAGCCGCAACGACAATGCGCACATCGTGATGCGCTATGCCGAAGTGCTGCTCAACAAAGCCGAAGCATTGGCCGAGCTCGGCAAAATGACCGCCGAAGACTGGACTACGACCATTGGTGCCCTCAGAAAGCGTGCAGGCATTACCGGCGCCACGCTCACGACGCTGCCTACCAAGGCCGATCCCTACATGGTATCGTTCTTCGGCGGCAAATTCAGCAACCCGGTGCTGCTTGAAGTACTGCGCGACAGAGGTACGGAAATGGTATTCGAAGGCCTGCGCCCCGACGACCTGAGAAGATGGAAGCTCGGCAAGTTGTTCCAGGACGCGCCGATGAACGGCATGTACGTGCCCGCCCTCGGCGAATACGACCTGAACGGCGACGGCAAAAACGATGTGTACTTTTACCAGGGCACCAAACCCACGTCGACCACGCCGGGCATCGCATTCGTGGACGTAACCCCGTCCACAGCCGTTGGCCGCGTTCAGCTTTCGAAAGGCACTTCCGGAGAGGTTATATGGAATCCCGGCCAACGCGAATGGGCGGATAAGAAATACCTCTACCCCATTCCCGAGGCCGACCGGATCAGAAACCCGGCCCTGGGCCAGAACCCGGGCTGGTAAGCGTCAGTTCATTCGAATTACAAAAGAGGTTGTCCCGAACGGCAACCTCTTTTTTTTTGTAAAAAATTATTTTACATACAAAATATGAATTTAATCAAACAATAATACATACATTTACTGAATAAATACATTAAACCGTTGGCTGCCAAATGAAAGGGACCAACCTGGGGGAGTTTGAAGAGCTGGTATTGCTCACGATCGCGGCATTGGGCCGGGAGGCATACAGCGTGGCCATTTGCGACGAGCTCGAACGATACACCGGCCGCTCGGCTAAGCTGGGCGTGGTGCATGCCGTGCTCAATCGGCTGGAAGAAAAAGGGCTTGCGAAAAGCCAGCTCGGCGACGCCAGCGCCACTCGCGGCGGCAAGCGGAAGCGGTATTACGAAGTGAGCCACGCAGGCAAGGTGGCGCTCATGCGTGCGAAGGAGCTGCGCGAAACGATCTGGCGCAACATTCCCGGCTTTAACCTCGAAGGTTCGATATGAAAAAGCCCGACCCGCAACCACCGCAATGGGCCACGCGCTTCCTGCGCTGGTACTGCCGGCCCCGCCTGCTCGAAGACCTCGAAGGCGACCTCTACGAATATTTCCGGCGCAATGTCCGCGACAAAGGCGCCCGGCGCGCCCGGTTCATTTATATGATCGACGTCGTCAAGTTTCTCCGGCCGTACACCGTGCGCAAAATCGAAATCTTCACCTTTCTAACCCATTTCATGATGATCGGCAGCTATTTCAAAACCTCGCGGCGCAGCCTGGTGCGCAACAAACTGTTTTCGGTGATCAACATCATTGGTCTGGCCGTGAGCATGGCTGTGGGCTTATTGGTGATCTCTATTGTGAACGATTTGCGCTCCTATGACGATTTTCACGAGAAGAAAGATCGCACATACCGGATAATCACGCGGCATGCCGGCGATGGGCAGTCACCGATGGACCTGGCTTCCACCTCGGTGCGCATCGGGCAGCGGCTCAAAGAAAATGTGCCGGGCGTGGAAGATTTCACACTCCTGCGCACGGGATTTTCGGGTGATGCACAAATCGGCAAAAACACCTTCCCGCTGGAAGCGATCTGGGCCGACCATTCGTTTTTCAAGGTATTCACCTTTCCGCTCGTTGCCGGCGATCCGGCTACGGCGCTGAAAGAGCCATTTTCACTCGTAGTGAGCGAAAAAACGGCCGAGCGGCTTTTCGGCAAATCCAACCCGCTGGGCCAGACCGTCCGCTTCGATACGCTGGATTACCAGGTGACCGGCGTGGCGAAGGAAGTTCCAAGCCTGTCGCACCTGCGTTTCGACGCGCTGGTATCATTTGCCACCGCCGACGCAACGATGGGTAAAAAGGAAGACTGGTTTTATGATTGGGATAATGTGTGGTCCAATTACGTGTACCTCACCGTGCCCCGGGGCGGCAGCACAGGCAATGTGCAGCGCACACTGGATCAGATCAGTGCGGAGGAAAACAAGGCCATGGAGAACCTCAAAGTGACCGTGTCGCTGCAACCATTAAAGAATATCGCTTTGGGAAAGGATCTTTCCAACAATCTCGGCCCTGAAACCGAGCCGGTTACGCTCTGGATTCTTGGCGGGCTGGCATTGGTGATCATTCTTTCGGCCTGTTTCAACTACACCAACCTGTCGATCGCCCGTTCGCTCCGGCGGTCGCGCGAGGTGGGGGTACGCAAGATCATCGGTGCCCGAGCGGGGCATGTCGTCGGGCAGTTCATTGCCGAAGCGGTGATGATCGCATTTCTTGCATTGCTGCTCTCGTTTGGCCTGTACCTGCTGCTGCGCAAGGAGTTTTTCGCCCTCGACCCGCATATTTCGCAGATATTCACCCTTGAACTATCGACCCGATCCTGCTGTATTTCATTGCATTAGCGGCATTCACTGGCCTCGTGGCGGGCTTTCTGCCGGCGGTGTTTTTTTCCAAAATCAATGCAATGTCCGTGATGAGAGATGCCGGCGGGCTCAAAGTCTTTAAGCATATCGGGCTAAGAAAGGCACTTATCGTGGTGCAATACACATTATCCCTGATTTTTATCGCCACCACGGCCGTGGGTTACAGCCAATACAAAGGTTTCCTGAACTTTGACCTGGGTTTCAACACCGAAAACATCCTGAATATCAAGCTCCGCGGCACCGATGCATCCGTACTGCGCGAAGATCTGGCGGCGATACCGGACGTGAAGCGGCTGTCGCAATCGAGCATGGTGACGAGCGTAGGCAGCATTTTTGGAGATTATACCAAATACATCCCCGGCGATTCCGCGCTGGTGTGGATGAACACGGTCGACGAGCATTACCTGCCCATTCATGGACATAAACTGCTCGCCGGGACGAATTTCATGCTACGCCCCGAAAAAGGGAACGAATCAGAAGTGATTGTGAATCAGAAGCTTTTAAAACGGTTCAACATTGCCGATCGCGATCCGCGGAAAGCTTTGGGTAAAATATTAACCGTGGGCAAACAGAAGCTGACGATCGTGGGTGTGCTCAAAGACTTTCATTACGGGACGGTCGAAAACAAGATCGAGCCCGTGATGTTCCGCTATTCCCGCAGCGAGCCCTGGGGTTATCTCAACCTCCAAATCGCGTCCGGCGACCTTACGGCCACAATGGCGCGCATCGAAGAAGCCTGGAAACGGTTCGATAAGGTGCATCCGCTCAAAGCCGTTTTCTACGACGACCAGATCGAGCGTACGTACAGCCAGTTTTCCATGATGTTGAAGGCAATCGGGCTGCTGGCCTTTCTGGCGATTTGCATTGCCTCGCTCGGGTTGTTCGGCATGGTGGTGTTCACCACGGAAACGAAGCTCAAAGAAATCAGCATCCGCAAAGCGCTGGGCGCCAGCGAGCCGGGCCTCATATTCCTGCTTTGCCGCGGGTTTCTGACACTCCTCGCCGTTGCCGGGCTGATTGCGCTCCCGGCCACTTACCTGCTCTTCGACCAGTTGGTGCTCGCGCGCTTTGCTTACCACCAGCCTATCGGCATGATTGAGCTGATCGGCGGAACGGTCGTGGTCATGCTGCTCGCGCTGCTGATGATCGGCTCGCAAACGGCGCGCGCGGCACGGTCCAATCCGGCAAAAGTCCTGAAAAGCGATTAGAGCAGGACAATCAACGGGTTGTTTCCCGTAACTTGCGCCACGGCCCCGAAAAACATCCGCCCGCAAGGCGGAGGCCGCAGCTAAGCTCTTTAATATGAAAATACAATTCTTATCCGCGCTTTGTGTGAGCGCGATGCTTTACGGCTGTGCCGGCAGCAAACCCGGACCGGCCGCTTCCGGCGCAAATACCATGGACGTTTCCATCGACCTGGTGAATGTCCAGTCCGACCGTGTGCGTGTGACGGTGACGCCACCTGCACAATCCGAAGAAACAGCCACTTATAACTTCCCGAAAATCATCCCGGGCACGTACGCGATCGCCGACTATGGCCGGTATATCAGTAATATTGAAGCATTTGATAAAAAAGGAAAACCCTTGCGCATCACGCGCACCGATTCCAACACGGTGAGCATTACGCCCGGCCGCAAACTGGCCCGTCTCTCCTACCTGGTGGACGACACGTTCGACACAGAAAAGGAGAGCGATACATTTTCGGAAACCGGCAACACGATATTTTCGCCCGCAGGGACCAATATCGACGCCGGAAAGCATTTCCTGCTTAATATGGCCGGGTTTGTCGGCTATTTTTCAGGACAAACCGAGACGCCTTACCGCATCACCGTCAACCATCCCGAAACACTCTACGGCACCACCGCGCTCGTGGACAGCGACGACGATGCCCGCCGGGATGTGTTCACGCTTGCCCGCTATCCCGATGTGATCGACAATCCCGTGATGTACGCTGCGCCCGACACCTCGGCATTCAAGGTCGACGGCATGGAAGTGCTGATCGGCGTGTATTCGCCGCGCGGGAATGTGCGCGCCTCCGCATTGCGCCCCGACGTAGAAAAGATGATGCGCGCCCAGAAAAAATTCCTGGGAAAGATCAATGACACGCCGAAATACGCGGTGTTGACCTACATTTCCTCGGGCGCGGCGAACGATGCCAAAGGCATTGGGGCGTTGGAACACAATGCATCCACGACGGCAGTTTTCCGGGACCCGATGAAAAGCAAGGACCTGATCCACGTGATCAGCCACGAGTTTTTTCACACCCTCGCCCCGTTGAAAGTACATTCGAAAGAAATCCATTATTTCGATTTCAACAACCCGAAAATGAGCCAGCATTTATGGTTCTACGAGGGTGTAACGGAGTATTTTT includes:
- a CDS encoding PadR family transcriptional regulator, giving the protein MKGTNLGEFEELVLLTIAALGREAYSVAICDELERYTGRSAKLGVVHAVLNRLEEKGLAKSQLGDASATRGGKRKRYYEVSHAGKVALMRAKELRETIWRNIPGFNLEGSI
- a CDS encoding SusC/RagA family TonB-linked outer membrane protein, encoding MDRCKERWPLRAGTLQKSIAHAALIALIGGTSWASPAIETGLKTSRTHRNFAQADRQIKGRVTDGDTPDGIPGVNVVIKGSQTGTVTDASGNYTLDIPDGGATLVFSYVGYISQEIPSGTRSTIDVALKADTKSLNEVVVVGYGTQKKVNLTGAVDQVGQEVLQNRPIPNLAQGLVGVVPNLNIRMLDGKPTQSPSFNVRGTTSIGQNGSALVLIDGVEGDPRMLNPQDIESISVLKDAASASIYGARAVFGVVLITTKPAPEGKMRISYTANYSIKSPTEVPDNIVDSYPWAQGFSDAWSRWNDNGSTPTAINKTISFSPAYLAEIKRRYEDPSLPKVEVNPTTGEYQYYYSTDWYKELYKKNFSAQDHALSIAGGTDKATYLLSGRFNNQDGLFRYNTDKYSMYNFRGKGGIQLTSWLRVDNNTEFSQLKYHQPLNVGEGSGIYRNIADEGHPLAPLRNPDGTLSFSAAYTVGDYYYGKNAIDQTRRFLKNQTALKAQFFEKALTIRGNLTFQSTDLATNQKRVQVPYSRTKGVIGYTGTNTNDLAEGRNTINYLATNLYADYVKSFNNTHNFTLLGGFNYERSVTDSIYAQRNGIVYSDADNINLALGQSVTTAGRYRKWAIAGGFFRLNYNFRERYLLELNGRYDGSSKFPTDQQWAFFPSVSAGWRVSEEPFWKVNPKVISNIKVRASYGSLGNGNIDPYSFYEKFGITQSGRVINGIRPQTTSMPGVVPNGLTWETSTTANFGLDFHALNSRLQFSGDIYQRKTTDMFTVGPTVPAVFGTTVPKGNYADLKTNGWELSINWDDLFNVGSKPFHYNVRVTLADYKAYITKYNNPDKNLTDYYEGQRVGEIWGYKVAGLFRSEAEIAESPSQSNIPNTNTRKNYPGDLKFQNLDGDNVIFQGLNRVGNSGDKTIIGNSEPRYTYGVNLNSDWNGFFLGAFFQGVLKQNWYPSGEARFWGQYNRPYNAYPRWHQDNMFREELGNFDAYLPRLVGYTAQGTGRALQVANDRFMQNVGYIRLRNLQIGYTIPERITSKIHARDLKVYLSGENLWTWSPLYKWTRDTDVTSIIGSDRDLSGGASGDGYNYPMLKSVSIGLSLNF
- a CDS encoding RagB/SusD family nutrient uptake outer membrane protein yields the protein MKTNKILSYTLAAMLLATASSCDLNEVPVDTATNEAVFSSEAGLELYANSFYDLLPNTDVGVFQIDDNSDLVARNGVDDYLAVNALSPITSSGWTWTQLRNINYYIENTQKSTVATKNHYLGVARFFRALFYFEKVKRFGDVPWIEETIDVNDDAALYGARMNRYEVMDKVLADLNFAIENITLTSDPSVTRITKNVARAYKTRIALFEASWRKYHTEDNKQSTADAWYEEVVKEANAINGYTLHSTVADKSYRELFLAKTAFADESILSVALSASLQVYSSANRRFISPTYGNRPSLTRRFINTYLNLDGTPFTSKAGYETTPFVEEVKNRDLRLKQTIRTGDYTRTENGLPVIAPPNFSQTNTGYQPIKWCYDERFPFDDESRNDNAHIVMRYAEVLLNKAEALAELGKMTAEDWTTTIGALRKRAGITGATLTTLPTKADPYMVSFFGGKFSNPVLLEVLRDRGTEMVFEGLRPDDLRRWKLGKLFQDAPMNGMYVPALGEYDLNGDGKNDVYFYQGTKPTSTTPGIAFVDVTPSTAVGRVQLSKGTSGEVIWNPGQREWADKKYLYPIPEADRIRNPALGQNPGW